The Coffea arabica cultivar ET-39 chromosome 2c, Coffea Arabica ET-39 HiFi, whole genome shotgun sequence genome includes the window GTGAGGCCGGCGAACCTTTCCCCAAATGCAGCGGTAATGAGATCCATTCTTCTTAACCTTAGCCTTGTAGATGTACGCCATCTTCTTGCCGAGGTACCAAGCCACCTCCTCCTTTGTGTTCACTCCTTCGATCTGAATCAACGAAGTGTTCGGGTACTGGTTGGACTTCGATCTCTTGTACCCGAGGATGGTTCCCCTAACGTAAAGCCTGCAGGGTTAAACCCAAAAAATTGGgagaaaaatcaaattcaatgaAACAAATTACTGAATAAGGGGGAGATGGAGATGGAGTCGGAAAATTAGATTACCTGACGCGCTCTCCTTGGCGTCCCTTAACCATTTTCTGATGGGTGGTGAGGGCGGCGGGGACTGGGGGATGGGGTTTGCTTGTAGCTTGTGATGGAGGAGTCCAAGAAGAATTGCGCTAAAACCCTAGGTGAGTCAATGATGGTTATATGTGTAGAtgatagggataatttcagaaacctccctttaGATTTCCAACAATTTCACTTTTTTACTCTAAagttttgaaaatattacttaCCTCCTCTATAAGCTATTTGGACCCAATACTTATCTCATTGGATAGTCAAATGACTTTACTA containing:
- the LOC140034947 gene encoding large ribosomal subunit protein eL33w-like, encoding MVKGRQGERVRLYVRGTILGYKRSKSNQYPNTSLIQIEGVNTKEEVAWYLGKKMAYIYKAKVKKNGSHYRCIWGKVRRPHGNSGVVRATFKSNLPPKSMGSRVRVFMYPSNI